In Coturnix japonica isolate 7356 chromosome 11, Coturnix japonica 2.1, whole genome shotgun sequence, the sequence agcagggagagggaggagagcaggaaagaaatcaGTGCATTAAGAGCCTGTCTGTCCCTCTGCAACGCTGACCCTGCTGCAAAGCGCTGTCTGCTCAGCAAACCAAGCAGTGGGAGGACTTCAGCCTTTCCTAACTCCTTTTGCACCCAGAGGGGATTCTCCAcgctgagcagctgtgctgggcagggtATGTGGCTGTACCGTTGTAATGCTGACCCCCCCTCCCCAATGTGACAGCAGTGTCTGTACAatccctcctcctgctgtccTTGCCCTCTGCCCACAGTGTGACTGCAGCAAAGGGGACATCAGCATGGAGGGGTTCAGCTGTTGAGAAGTATTTTGTCTCTGCTGCCTGTAGCAGAGCAGAGAGGTCCCTTCACTCTAACAGAGCAGGAGCCCAAAGCTCAGTGGCTCAGCCCTGATGCAGACAGTGAAGGGAAGGTGGTTTGCCCTGGGATGCTGGTGAGTTCTGTCTGGGCAAATAGAGGTGTGGGTAAGGGGACAGGAtgccctgctcacagccaccAGCATGGGAAGGGGACAGGCAGCGCACACCCAAGCCCCATCCAAGCACCTGGGCTCATCCCTTTGGGGACAGAGCCTGGAGGAAGAGTTTTGCTGTTGGCAGGCAACAGAATGTTTCCAGCTCCAAACATCTCAGAGCTGAATGGGGCAGCCTGCAGAAAGAAGGAGGGGGCACAGGGACTGGGCACGGGGCGGGATGCAGGAACTCACTGCTCTGCATGGCTGAAGTCATAGCAGAAGTTGAGGTTGCTGGGGGGCTTTGGGACAGGAGGGGGGTTGTCAGGGATGCTGATGTTCTCCAGGTCCAGGAGCCGCAGTTTGAGTTCCATTGACAGCAGGATGTCGAGGTCCGTCTGCGTTCGCTCGCTCGTCATCTCCTTGCCCAGAAGCACGTTCAGCCCGTCTGTCCACAGGCAAAACTGGAGGAGCAAAGCAGCTCAGgggagctctgggcagccacAGAACCCCTGTCCCACCTGTGGCTCTCAACTCCAGGGCAAAGCAGCTGTATCCAATTCACCTCCCTCCTGCCATGCTCACCCCACGCCTtcacccagcacagggcagctcaGTCCCCAGCTCCACGTCTGACCTTCCCAGCCAGACTGGGTCTTTGTTCATCCCCAAACCTCGCAGCCAAATagagagctgcagtgctcacatTCCTCCAGGCCCTCAGCCATGGATGCACAAAAGCATGTTTGTCCTTTCAGTGCTAGCCCAGCACACTGGCTGCAGGCCAGGGAagcccagctcctccaggctACATAGGGGAGGGTGGGAGCAGTGTCACAAATCACCCTTTAGTGTCCAGTTCCAGatctgggagagcagagagggGTCCTCCCTTGCTCAGCCTCCCTTGGCAAGGATGTGCCCTCCTGCAGTCCCTGCAGCTCACCTCGTAACGCGTGGGGGCAACGAAGTTCAGGCAGTATTCCTCCACATCATACACTATGGAGAAAGCGAGCTCCAGGACGTCCTAtggggaatcatagaatcacagaaccatgaaGGTTAGAAAGAACATCtcagatccccaagtccaaccccagcacCTCCAATGCCCActgccctcagtgccacatccccacggctctgggacacctccagggatggggacaccctgtgctggctgtgccctGTGACACAGCTGGGGATATACAGAGTGATAGAGCAcaaggagggaggggagcaTGCAAGGTGGGGTGGAGGTGCTGACCTTGTTCTGCTTCCCAGAGCTCTTCTCCTTCGTGTGTGGACACTCCTTCCCAACGAGCAGCGCCTTCATGTCTGCCACAGGAACTGGGGAGCAGGAAAGCTGTGTGTTCCCACTTTCCTGGTCCTCACCCCAGAACCATGGCCCACCATTCGGGCAGCAATGTGAGCAGCCAGGATTTAGGTCACTGCTTCACATGAGGAAAGGAACCCCAGTGCCAGATCTGCCCCAACCCACTGCACCACCAGGGCCAGACACATGGCACCCTGACAATAGGGCAGTTCCCATCTGAGCACGCAGTAACGGAGGTGGGCAGAGtgctcccttccccctccctttctttctccccatcaCCTACTTTTCTCCGTCAGGCTCTCGATGGGGGGTGAGTGCACCCCTTCCTCCACATCCCCGTAGTGCAGCACTTTGTGATTGGGTGACAAGCGGCAGTACCAGAGCTTATCTGCAGCAGAAAGGCCCCAGCTGAGACCCCGTTAGCACCTCTACTAATGAGCTGCAGTCCATTCCACCCTCCCTGTGCACTCACCCTGGCGCCGGCGGCTGCTGATCTTACGGAACAGGGTTCCCTCGCAGAGGCGCAGCAGGCGCTGCTGGCGGATCAGCTCCAGGAGCTCCGGCTTCAGCCTCTCCCGCAGCTCCCTGGGATGCCAGCCAGGAGATAAGGAGCACGGACCCTTCAGCGTTCATCCACTGACCCTTATGGGGTCacccctgcccacagcccacTCACAGCACGGGCACGGCCAGCGTCTCCTCCTGGTGCAGCCGCTCCGTCTGCCGCAGCTTCAGGATCTCGCTGTAGTTCAACGCATTCACTCTGGTCTTAAACAGCTCCAGGGAGGTGGGTTTGAGAGTCAGGGTCCTGGTGATCTGCTCCCGCAccacctgcagcacctgggGGGGCACAGACAGCATCCCCAGTCCGGTGATGCTCCAGGGTTACATGCACAGCCTCGGGGTCCCGTTATCACCTTATCAAAGTCCTCCTGGGTGGCTCTCATCTCCTTCCACGTCTTGTTCACCAGCTGGATGCAGATGCAGAAGAGCTCTTCAAAGAAATGATCCTGCCCGAAGAACATCGGGTAAAAGGCCTGAGCTGTCTCCGAGCCTGTGGTGAGAAGGACAGATGATGCCACACTCCTGTTTTGCCGTACAACTGCAGTATCCAGGAGCACAGCCCTTCCCCAGCTGTCAGCTGTGGCACCCTCAGCACTGGGatggtgcagggctgggcacacACGTACACTGCTCCCCGATGTGCAGGATCTCACAGAGGATCAGGGTGAGCTGGATGCTGCTCCGAGCAAAAGGGCACTCGTGTTTGTCTTCGCGGCTGCTGTTCTCAAGGATGAACTGAAGGAGAAGAACATCACCTCATGTTACACACGTCGGGATCAGTGCTCCCCATGCTCCACTTGACCATCCTGCTCAGCTGCCCCCCAAAGAGCTGAGCAGTTccaaacagcagcacccagctctcaGACCCAAGAAAGAAGGGATGAGAAGCTGGAGGTCCTTTCTGCTGGGAGActccccaagcagcagcacgCACCCGGCTGTAGGCACTGGGGGTGTGCCTGGAGAAGTACACCATGTTGTCGAGGGCAAGGAGCCCCGGCGGCGCACGGCGCAGGTCCTCTGCTGGGTTGCTATTGTTCTGGCAAGACACAAAAGAACACAACTGAGCACttctccaagcagcagcaggacagcaggtCTAGGGGAGATGCCAAGGTCCCACTGAGGCCTGAACATGGATGGTTGGGGCTGTACCATGAAGCCCAGCTTGCGGAACTCCTTGGCACACAGCGACCGCCGGCGCTCGGTGCTGAAGGTGCCAGCAGGAGCATCATTCTCTGATTCAAAGGCAGCCTGGCGCAGTGACTGGAGGAGATCCCTCTGCTCCtggagggagagaggggggaAGGACACTGTGAGCCCTGTGTACCATGGTCTAAAACCAATGGTGAAAGCCACCGTGCTGGGTAAGGAACACACCCCAAAGGCA encodes:
- the ELMO3 gene encoding engulfment and cell motility protein 3 isoform X1, whose protein sequence is MPPPKDVVKIAIQMVGAIPQLIELQQSKPLAAVLKDVCDAWSLPNAERYALQYADGRQTYITELNRGEIKNGSILRLTTSPDQEAERLYSGIQSNNVDVKTESLKKLASLSQDVTFAREFINRNGLKQIFYIVEEGNDTGEILAHTLKAFMELMEHDFVSWETLSAAFIKKIVSYVNMNAMDASVQQLSMSILENMVPSSRVLFELVKKEVTVDRLLTHLQVTNVQLQLKATALLIALLLAATDAERRDMMEYLREKNIRQFIHKNIIHSSEPLGDEMAHYLYVLQSLSLNLHEHRMRTSMDPYSQEQRDLLQSLRQAAFESENDAPAGTFSTERRRSLCAKEFRKLGFMNNSNPAEDLRRAPPGLLALDNMVYFSRHTPSAYSRFILENSSREDKHECPFARSSIQLTLILCEILHIGEQCSETAQAFYPMFFGQDHFFEELFCICIQLVNKTWKEMRATQEDFDKVLQVVREQITRTLTLKPTSLELFKTRVNALNYSEILKLRQTERLHQEETLAVPVLELRERLKPELLELIRQQRLLRLCEGTLFRKISSRRRQDKLWYCRLSPNHKVLHYGDVEEGVHSPPIESLTEKIPVADMKALLVGKECPHTKEKSSGKQNKDVLELAFSIVYDVEEYCLNFVAPTRYEFCLWTDGLNVLLGKEMTSERTQTDLDILLSMELKLRLLDLENISIPDNPPPVPKPPSNLNFCYDFSHAEQ
- the ELMO3 gene encoding engulfment and cell motility protein 3 isoform X2, producing the protein MNAMDASVQQLSMSILENMVPSSRVLFELVKKEVTVDRLLTHLQVTNVQLQLKATALLIALLLAATDAERRDMMEYLREKNIRQFIHKNIIHSSEPLGDEMAHYLYVLQSLSLNLHEHRMRTSMDPYSQEQRDLLQSLRQAAFESENDAPAGTFSTERRRSLCAKEFRKLGFMNNSNPAEDLRRAPPGLLALDNMVYFSRHTPSAYSRFILENSSREDKHECPFARSSIQLTLILCEILHIGEQCSETAQAFYPMFFGQDHFFEELFCICIQLVNKTWKEMRATQEDFDKVLQVVREQITRTLTLKPTSLELFKTRVNALNYSEILKLRQTERLHQEETLAVPVLELRERLKPELLELIRQQRLLRLCEGTLFRKISSRRRQDKLWYCRLSPNHKVLHYGDVEEGVHSPPIESLTEKIPVADMKALLVGKECPHTKEKSSGKQNKDVLELAFSIVYDVEEYCLNFVAPTRYEFCLWTDGLNVLLGKEMTSERTQTDLDILLSMELKLRLLDLENISIPDNPPPVPKPPSNLNFCYDFSHAEQ